The Lepidochelys kempii isolate rLepKem1 chromosome 2, rLepKem1.hap2, whole genome shotgun sequence genomic interval TTCTCAGCACTGAAGCAAAGGCCACGGAGTTTGCACAGctggagaaaaaagaaaggatCAACATTAACCTTCAGATGCATCCTCATGCCTCCGGCAACCTATTTACGGTATATACTGTGAGCCAGAGACAGTACAACTCTTAGGGTATTGGGAAAGGTGGCTTAAAGATATCTAAGTGATCACCCCCCTCTTTGTTTTGCTGGCCAAGGAACTCAGTGCAAGGTGTTTCACCCAAACCCTTTCCTGCCCCTGACACATTCTTTTTGGCCATCGACATGCCATCTGTGCTGGTAGAGCTGGGAAAGAGTGGTATAGTTTTATGGAACTTTTGAATCACAGGAACTTCACAAAGGGGCCAGAGCTGGCTCTGTGTTTGTTCCAGGTCTATAGATTAATTGAACACTTGGCTATTTTGAAAGCTGAAACTCTTTTGacagtttgattttttaaataacatttactTGATCCCTTTCTCATACTGGTGTAATTCAGCAATTACTTCAACAGAAGTCAGTGAAGCTATCCTGGGGTTAAACTGGTATGAGAAGAGAATAGATCTCAATTTCCATGGGAATGTATAGTAAGAATGTGACGGTCTATCCTAAAGCATGATCTGCAATTTCATAGCCCTCTAAAATAGAACCATCTCTGTGTATAATTGTGCCATAATACTCTTCTGTTCCAAAGGTCCCTTGGGACAGCCAGGCCCTGAAATATCTGAAGTAAATGTGCGGTTTCCCAAGCAGTAGGACATTTACCCTACACAGTGTTTATTCATGTACTTCCATTAAAAACAAGTCTTGCTCTGCCACCTTTGAGGTACCTGCTAGAATAATCAACACACAGGAGACTCTTTAGATGTGGTCCATAGGGAGCTATCTGACTATGTGTGATTTTTACACATACTTCAGCTAATTCAGAACTAACTGCAAAACCCAGCCCTCCAGGACACCATGTGGATTTGTCACAGGTACTCAGCTATTCATGCTGCTTTCTCATGTGTGACAAAGGTCAGACAAATATAATTCAATGCAAGTGACCAGCAGGTTAGAAATAGTCCTCATTTTAATTAACTGATTCGGGACACCATGTCTGAAAACACACAGCAATAGAAATTGCTGACAGAAGGATGCGAGGGGGCTGCAGCATTTGTACAGAATGGTTCTGTAGACATAAAATCATGCTACGCTCTGATTGGCAAAGAGCTGCCTTACGAGAGGCTTTTAACTTCTCTGAGAGACATGGTACATAGCTCAGAATGCTGCAACCCTACGTGTTCCAATAATCAGTAATTCAGTATAGCAATTCTTATGGATTTGCTATCCTAAACCTCCTCCTCCTGACAAATATTCAAAATCTGCCTATCTTTAGAAAAAAACAGTTGCCAATTGTGAATTGAAGTCCAGTGAAAACATTCCCAACAGATGCTAAATTTTAggatttccttttttccccaagcTGTTTTATGGTTTCTTGATTTGTTCAGCATTTAGGAATGACAAAATACATGATATGTGCAGCTTTGGTCTTGAGTAGTTGGTTTTGAAAGGTGCAATGTGATAAATGGATTTGTGGATGGGAAGAGATGGAGGATGGCTTTCATAAGGGAAAAATACTCATTTATTTTGAGTatttcccctctcctctctcccatGTTGTAAAGCTACATTCATGTCCCCTTGATCATCAGTAATAGTTCCTGTGGCTTTAAACACAGACGTCAAGCTAAGACTCACTCCAAAGCCTCTTATTAGTAGTAATAGATACTGTAGTTTAATGAACATTTCCCATAGTTCatcctcttcctttcccctgcaCTTTTATTAAATTATGCCCAGCACCAGATCACAGCTTCTTTTCATCTCAAGTCAATAAAGAAACACAATTATTTGATTTATTGTTAGAGCAATAGCCATTGGTAAAATTGAGGTAAGCCTGTGAGGGTAAACTAAAGCCCTTCAAATATGGCTTATATTTATAGACTCAAGGGTCCTATTTTTATCTTCTTAGCTAAACCACTGCAGCCCTGAGGATGAAACTTGAATCTACACAATTTCATTAAGGAATGGTGCACAGAACTAATGCCCAGAGACACTCAACTTGTCAGTGCTCTACTCTGAGAGCATTTGCCAGTGTCATCAGGCTGCACAATAAAAGAGTTTCTTGAGATAAAATGCAAACTTCTGGAAGCTGCAAATTTTCTGCATTCCAAGCAATGGCATTTCTTCTTGACTCCTGTCCTGAGTAGCAGCAAAGTCCACTTCAACACACATATGAACACAGTtaccagagagggagaaaaaaaacatttcagatatGCATATTGAACCAATGATTCATGATGCTATCTTCTCTTTCACAAAGCTTTGCAATCGGACTCTATTCTGTTCCAGTAATGTAAACTGCAGCTTCAGCAGaagatcccactgaagtctaaaCGAAGGCGAATGAGAGTATTTTCATATAGAAAAATGACCTTTAGCTACTGAAGATTTACCTGTTCTGGACTGACACTGATGGGTTCTCTCAGAACATGCCAGATAACGCATTCAAGTAGAGGGGGAGTGGTCAGCGAACCTTGGTAAGTCCAGTAATCCAGGGATGTGGGAAGCAGATTCTTGGGATCATAGTTTGTGAAGGAAGCTTGCTTGCCCTAAGAAGATAGAACGGCCTGTTAAAACTGTGGTGTAAGACTAGTTGGAAAATACACACCTTGCTTGCATTGGTGGAGCTAGTTAAGGGAGGTTTGATATTTCTTGCCAAGTGTGACCCCTgctttagaaagagagagagagagagagagatggatgctAATTCTGAACAGTACTGAGACCCTCCTACAATTTGCTGAAAACTGTTGGGGTTAAAGTTGCTTAGCACCTTCCAGGATCAAGCCCTCCATCCTTGTTTCAAATGTCTAAAGTTACTGTCTCTTCCTCTAAAAACATCCACAATCTATATCCCATGCATAGATGGCAAAAGAGACAGAGCAAATATAAaaatttgtgggtctggttcgtTAATGGCCAAACTCATCGACTTCAGTCATTAGTGTAACtcatctgatttacaccaggcaTGAACCTAGTCCAGCATAACAACTATGGACTCCACTGCAACTGAAAGCCAGAAGCACACGATCATAATGGTATGAAAACATTATTTACATAAATCCTTTCCGATTGCTGATGACCTACAATGCTGTATATCTTTTATtagcctaatttaaaaaaaagcatttgagCTCTCGTCAGGGTAGGGATTACAAAGGTGTCAGTGCTGATGACATGGAGAGCTGTTCTACTGTAGTACTTGCATATAGCAAGCAGAAGTAAGGAACTTCAATTTTGCACTTTTCAAGAAGAAGACTATAGAAAACAGCTGTGCTTGTTGTCAGTTGGCATAGAGATCATATACTACCTTGGTTTGAATGGAGTCTAGTGCATCGATAACTTTCTGTATCTCAGGCCTGTCACTTCCCGCCTATAATGCAAACCACATGAAAAGAAAGTAAGTAGGTGCATATGTGCTTGCTTAGATTTACCACCATAGTTAACTGAAGACACCATTTTAAATTAGATCACCACAGCACCAATTAGTTTCATAGAGATTTCTCATAATGCTGAATGATGAAAGTGGCTGTGCCCTCACATTGTAAAGCATATGAAGTTTGCCAGTCAGCACAAGCCATTTGTGCTGACTAATCTGCAGAAGTCAAGGATTGTGGGacagaataaaattattttcttttaaggtATGTGGATTTATTATTGGTCTTTAAATTTGACTTCTGAGAAATGAACAGTTAAACTCCCAACAAAACCAGCATGACCAGAATAGAGGGAGCATAGTAGAGACAAATCATCATCTTTAGCTGGTTGTGTATTTCTCAACCTTTATATTAAGCCAAGGTAATTAATGTGGCACAAAACATCCTGCCATTGAGGAGTGACAAATGAAAGGGAAAATAGAGGTTATTTATGCCTGGTTTACACAGTTTTTAtaccatgtgattttttttcatggcATACTTATACCAATACCACCACCCCTAATGTGGACAcaattatattggtataaagggCCATAGACCAATATATCTTACTGCTTTTCATACAGTAGGACTTAGTGAGTATaggcacctttataccaatataactctGGGGGGAAGTACCTCTTTAACTCTACGGTATTTCTAAACCAGTACAACTTCtgggtgtagacaaggccttagactgtAATCTTGTTGGGATGGGGGCAtgttttagttctgtgtttgtattgcaatagtgcTAGGTGCTCCATcatggtaggtgctgtacaaacaatacATTACTATAATAATAAGGTGATTGTTCAACTAACCTGCAGAAAAATGCCTACCACAGTCAAGCCATCAGGATGCTTCACAGCTTCATCAAATCTACCATATTTTGTGTTCCAGTGAACCAGGTGAAGCTAGAATCCAGGAGACAAGAGACATTTATAAACAGCACCTTCCATCTAACAGAGCATCTCAACTAATAGATGACCATTTACCAAAAACATTAACACAGATTGTGTTTTACTGCTGAAACTTGAAGAGTTTTGCATACAGCTCTGAAATTGTTGCATCATTGATTTGCTTTTATGTCTCTTGTAGAAATTTGTGCAATAGATATTTATAAGAAGAAGTGCTTCTCATActtattttcaaaaacattttctaaATGCCAAGTGTGGGCCATATCTTGCAGTCCTTATTCTGgtaaaactccagttgacttcagtgggaattttgctgaagcaaggactgcaggatttggcctaattttaaatcaaagtattctgtccttttttttttttttttaaaggatatagAGTTAAACATGCTCTAAATAAACTCCATTGACTTAGGGGAGTTATACTTGTTTACACTATGGCTGAGTTTGGCCTGCAAATTTTAAGGTAATGCCTTAAAAAAGACAACTCCTGGAAAACTTTGGAGGACATTCTGTTTGGAAATAAATGTACCTCTGCATCAATCTAGTTGGTTTgctcttcttttttgtttttgttttcttagttGTTTTTAGGGCTATTAAGATGAAGACAGGATTTTGATTCTTCTAAGctcatctgctcctgctgcttattcCTCATTTGAAATTATAACAATCTGTGCCATCATAACTATCTGCACAGGAAGTTCAGCAGCTAATTATGGTGCCACAAGCAGAATTTTATAATCTTTGTATAATCCTACAAGGTGCTCAGAACCTTCAGAAAGTTGAAAGATGCTCGGTACCTCGTGAAAAAGAAGCAGAAGCAGGGCAGGTGAACTCTCAGACCAGATTGTCACTGGCCCTGCATGAGTGCACAAGGGATAGGAAAAGAAAGGGTGCAAGGAGCTACTTCTCTTATACTCCAGTGCAAGAGCCAGTCACAATTCCAATCCTTGTGCTACCTTAGTGCAAGAATTGGGAAATGCCACCTCTGCTGCCACTGCTAGACTTCCAAAGCGGACAGAGAGGGGTGAGATAGTTAATCTAGGGCTTTGTCCTCCTTCCGCTCCAGGAGCAGAGTAGAGGTGAGCCTGGGTCCAGGGGAGTGTAGCAAAGGGTAGTGCAGCAACTGCTCTAGCATGCAGTCCTATAGGGGTCCCTGGCTGGGTCAACCAAAATGTCTGTTTGAGGTCCCACTGCTGTATGTCCCCTCCACAGTTCCTCTTGCTCGCTCACTACCACAGATCATGACTTGAAAACTACAATAAAGCCTTTAAGAAACCAAAAGTCTTGTCGTGTCAGAGCAAACACTTTGGTTTTTAACACTAGAGACAAGAAAATGGGGAACCTATGATATACAGATGCACAGGGAATAGAATTTTTTCCAATGCTTCCCATGAGCcgtctgtttgttttgtttctgtcaCATCTGTGAAATGAAGTGGCTGCAATGGAAATCTTTTACAGTGAATACCACATCTCGCTTGATACCATCCAGCACTTTTAGGCTGTATCTACACAAGATTTTGCTTAACATTTCCCACCATTCTATAGTATGGTGCTGCTTCTGTGTTGGGAGCACTAATGTAGACCAGCAGCCGACATCTGAACCATCATGTTGTCTTACCCTGCTAGAACTCACAGCACTGCTGCCACTGGGGGAGTAGCGCTGATGGGAAATTTTAAGGAAAAATGCTTAGTGTGAACAGTCCCCTATAAGAAAAAATCCAGTCTTACCTCGGCTTCATATTGCACTCCATCCACAATGTGCTCAGAACCTTGGCCTTCACAGGAGCCCCAGTGAATGTGAAACTGAATCAGTCTGTAGGTTCCCTCAAGCGCTCCGCCCCTCAGCACTGCAAACCAAACAGCCTCCATTAGTATTTGCCTCACCTCCTTTGTTATGGAGCCTTACTCTAAAACAGAACACTGAACCCTGGGCTTCtaggggcaggtctacactacaaacttgtattggcacagctgcacctaGTCTATACCAGACATCTAAAAACTTAAATGGCTTTAATATATGAGATTCATCAGCAATTTACCAGCCATGCTAATAATACAAGGTGACTGGATTTAGGAAAGGTTTGTGAGAAACTTTTCTGTCACAATATAATAAAAAATTCTAAAAAGATGAATAACCAGAATTCTAGGGCCATATAGAAAATGTTCCACCAAAGCACTCTTAAGGGCCTAAAAGTGTTTGCCTTACTCATGCAAATTGCCCTTTCATTTTATGCCATCTATTTAGGCCTTAATCCTGCAAACGTCATGGTGCACAGCAAGGAGCCCAATGTTGCTGTGCTCTAGTGTAAGTATGAGTAAAGGCCAGCAACAGGCACATATGAGGTTAAACACTAGGCATAGCCTTCCTCACTAAAGTGAGGTAAATCTCAAGCCTCTTGTGTTCCCTTCTCCATTAGTCCCTCCCAAAATATTGGTAAAATAAGGACTGGCACATGAGTCAGGTCTGAAGAGAGACGGGTTTGGAAATGAGGCCCCTATTTGGTATTACTCTTGCTACTACAGTAACTAAGTCCTAGTGTAACCAGAGCACTCAGTAGCACTCTCAATTATGCAGGATTGGGCTCCCTGAATTCCCTTTCCTGCTCATTAATTTTCACCTTGTGTTTAGACTCCGAACAGCCCACCCTTGTGagatgcaggatcaagccctaagccTGGAAAATGCTCAGGGCAGGGAAACTGTCTTCATGTGCAGCACCAAGCCCGAACAGGTAATAAGTaatcctattgaagttaatggagcaaaTCGTGTGGGTAAACACAGAAAGGTTTAGGCCAAATTGTTCTTCTGCAGAGCATTTAGGCCTCACAATCTAATTCTTTGTTTAAGCTGGTATTATCTGAAAAGCAAAGGTATTTTAGgaataaaatttaagatgatataGACCCTAAAATCCAATTTTGTACTTGCAAAGTGACAGAAATGTGCTATATGTTACCATAAAAGTGCCTGGATTATGCATCACAAACAAAATAGGTCAATGGAATAAAAATGCTTTTCTCTGTTTGCAAACAGTCCATACCCAGGACTGTGCCAGTGTGTGCATGCGTGAGAGTATGTAAATTGATTACAGTAGGCCACTATCTGTTCAGTTTTGGCTAACTTTGACTATATGCAAGCACAGACTAAAATAGCCATTGACAACTGGGGCAGGGGTAATTACAATGATGTGAAGGGAATGACTCAAGACTTTAGCCACAAGAAAATGCAATTTAAGATATACACAACAACCTTTGCATCCATTGTCAAGGCTACAGCTTTGTAGGTATAATATTAGATTTGAAAAACTTAGGTACAATGGGCAAAATATACCCTTTGGGCTAGAGTCACAAAAGGAATTAGGTACCCACAGTagcagttaggtgcctacatcCCAAATCAGAACCCATTGGCAATCACAAAAGCTCCACTCCACTGCCACTGAACCTGTAGGTGTTTAAACATGGGCACACAACACAAGCGCAAGTAAATGTGATCAGGAGAAAATtgctagctgggtgtggggtgaAAAAGGGAACAGCCAATCTTTGTCACATGTTCCTGTCTCAAAGCAGCATGTTCTATACAGCAGTAACTCCTGTTCTGTGGCTAAGGCTCATGTGACTACATGATGATGGGctacaaatgtgattttttttctattcaatGACAACATGAAAGATGTTAAGGTACAATACATTTTGGGGCACTTCATTTCAATTTAGAAGTGGGCACTGTATTTTTTCTGTATTGAGACAATGTTGAGCAGATTTGAGATTTATTATcagtaatgatgatgatgatgatgaatacCCTGAGCAGTTAcatagatcccaaagcactttacaaaggaggtaaaaGTGCTTTGACTCGTAGGAAAGTTTAATGATCAAATTCTATTCACGTGGGTAAGGCGAgaagtcccattgatgtcactggGATTCCTTGCATGAATACATTAAACTGGATTTGGCCCTAACACATTTCCTGGTGAGATCGTAGAGTGTGTAGAACTAAAAGGACATTTTGTTGATTAAGAGAAATCTACACAGTCAAAGGCATCTAGTTACATGGGCCAGGCTATTCTACTGTAAAAGAAGTTTTACTGAGCAGTTACCACTCCCATATTTACTTCAGAGCATTAGCAACTTTGGCCTAAACTGTGTGGGTAGCATTGATGTTATTTAGAGAAGAGTCAGGTCCTTTATGTGAAGCTTTGCAGGAATACTGTGGCTTTACTGCTGGGATTCCGAACACTGATGGGATGTATTCACTATAAAGAGCAAGCCCTAATTTATCTTATTCAGGGAAACGCTTTTCTTGGAAAGAATCCAAATGGCTAAACTGCAAGATTCCTTCAAAAAATAATTCAGACATTGAATGAAATCCTCCACTTACACAAATCAAATTGGTAGGAAATAAACTATTCTAAGGCTTGTTAATCTGAATAAATGCAGAAAAAGGGAATACTCCTCAAATGGAAATGAgtaaaaatggaacattttcctATAGCTGAAAAAATAGTCATCCAAGCAAGATGGAAGTCCACTGCTCAAAATCTATGGAATTTAGTGCTAATTCAGAGTCCTCTCAAATGAAAACCCTAGCAGTCACAGAACACCAATTTGGCTGAGGagatataataaataaaatattactaaAAACATGCTATGTTTGAACACACTGTACTGTTAATGGATGGGGAATACACTAAAGAGCATGCTCAGGGATTCTGAGTACTTATGTAGGGGGTGGGTTTCCCCAGCTGATATACTGAAGAGTTCAGCCAGGGTGAATCATACTTTCTGTAAGGCTGCAAATACAGAGGACAGAATGTCACATTTGGGGAGAtgttccctttttattttatctCTCCCAAGCATCCCTCCTAGGAGAATATATCACAATAAGCAGAGAGTAAAGCAGGACCAATGGTTCTGAATGGATGGGTTCACCTTGTGATGCAAGGCTGTTGTGGGAAACCTCCGCAATAAATTTCACCAAAAGAAAACCGTGTGACAATTACTGCTGATAAACAACCTCATCTGACTCTCATAGAAGCCATTTGGGAAGCCCCAGAGGGCAGAAGGTGTTTTGAGGAGATAACGTAAAAGAAATTAAACACTCCCAATATGTGCCATATTTGCACAAACTGTATATTGGCAGTGTGACAGTGACGGTGACACACCCTAACTGAACTTTTAGATATGGCCTGAGTGTCAGCTAAGGATAGCTTGCCCTGTCCAGGATATAAGGCTACCCCCTGAGCATGCTGACCAGAGTACTCCTCATGCCATTAGTAGTTAATGCaattaagagtgtgtgtgtgtgtgtagacaggcatacatacatacacccatgtgtatacatgtacacacacacctcCCTACAGATGCACAATGGACTCATGGCATAAGGAAAAATCTGAAGAACATTTTCACCTGATAATCTTGAGTCCTTAAGTAGGGGTGGGCTGTCCCTAGTTGACACACAGGCCATACTGAAAAGTTCAGCCCAGGTGAGTCACAGTCACTGTCAAgctgcctatatatatatatatatatatatatatatatatagtatgtgCAAATATGGCACATAATGAGAGGTGTTTCATTTCTTTTATCTTATCTCTCAAAAACACACCTTCTCTATCAGGCTCTCCAAATGGCTTCTAActatggttgccaaccctccaggattgccctggagttgccaggaattaaaatttaaaatttaattaaaaattatatcatgtgatgaaacctccaggaatgtgtccaaccaaaattggcaaccctacttctaACAGAGTCAGAAAAGGTTGTTTTCAATGGGTACAGTTAAACAAATTTCCCTATAGTGAAACCATTTGCAGATACAACTTATGCATATTAAACATAATATATGTCAGAAATCCCTATGAATCATTAATAAAAAAGTGAGTAAAGTGCATTGCTGTTAACATCAGAGGGGAACAGATCAGGAACACCAAGCctctaagggtgaaattcatcagGGCACAAGGCTCAGTGCAGCACTTAAGTCCTACATTATCCCTTAGCAAGCGATTTATATGGGTTTTAAATGGTCATACCCTGTGTGCACCCTCTGCAATGGGGTGAATTTCAACCTGTATGAGCTGTCCTTGAATTGATAATTGCCATATTATAAGCATGAAGATGATTTGTAACAATATGTCGTCTTGTCTCCTGGCAGCTGGATGTATGGAACAGTCCTAGCAACTGTTACTAAAAAAGTGTATTGTGTATTGCAAAATATTACAATAGTACCAACAGGTGCTTATTTTCCTTGACATCTGATGGATGATGAACTGAGACATAGGAAGGCAGGgtcccttgccccaaagagcttacaagtcTTTTACAACTTCCAGTAAATGAACAAATGAAAGAGGGTGAGGAAAGTGATATCAGACAAACAGAACAGACGGAGAtgactgtatgcagtgttgttgtagccgcgttggtcccaggatattagagagacaaggtgggtgaggtaatatcttttactggaccaacttctgctggtgagagagacaagctttcaagcttacacgaagaagaagaagagctctgtgtaagttcaaaagcttgtctctctcaccaacagaatatGGGGATGATTGGCACACATCTCGTtagctgtatattttaaaaacaagtgcTGCCCAACTTAGCTATTATTAGTTGACTAACTTCTTCCGTTGACACAGTAGAAGCAACTCTTAAGGAGGGAGTTGAATGAAGTGAGGAGAGTTTCCTCGCACCCTATGTGCCCATTCCAAAACTGATTTCTGGCCAGATTTATAGTTTaaaacagggatcggcaacctttggcacgtggcccaccagggtaagcccccggcgggctgggccagtttgtttacctgctgcatcctcaggttcggccgatcatagctcccactggctgcggttcgccgctccaagccaatgggggctgtgggaagcggcagccagcacatccctcggcctgcaccgcttcccgcagcctcccagtgggagctgccatcggctgaacctgcggatgcggcaggtaagcaaaccggcctggcccaccagggggcttacccttgCAGGCCGCATGCCAAAAGTTACTGATCCCTGGTTTAAAACATAACTGAAAGAAATAACACAACAGCTGCCTTGGACTATGATAACAGAGAAAGTTCTGTCTCGCACAGGTGTGTCCTGAAGCACAGAGGTTAGCCTCTCCATTTCTTTAGCCACAGGAGTTCTTTTCAGTCAGTTCCCCTTATGATTCAAAATATTGGTTTAGACATACAGTAATGTAAATATTCAGTATTCTGGACATATAATGGTGACATGTAACATTGGGCAATAGCTAATGTTATACCGTCAGTGTTTGTGGGCCTAAAAATAGACCTCCTGTGCCAAAGGCTGTATTCAGAACATCTTATCTTGAAGACTGCAGACCTGCATGTTTCCTCCCTAAACTGATCCTTGCTGCAGTGGGAAATGGAAAAATCCAACAGCGACGCAGTTTGCAGTGTAACTCACTGCAATCCAAGGAGTGCCCACACACTCTCTCTTAGGATAACAAATATTCCTTGGTCTGTTTACACTGAGTCATAACTAAAGAAATGTATCTGAGTGGTCCCCCAGGTACCTCCATTCTTTTCCATTATAGAAAGAATCACCTGAAAAAAATATACTTGCGTAAAATTATTGAGGAGAGTCTTCCATGCAGTACTAGTGTCAAAGTTGCCCCTATATGTTGACCTCCCAGGGATGGCAGAGTAACTTTAAGGTTTTATATTGATTGTATTTCCATAAAAATGTCAAATGTACATGAATTTGTAGCTTGACTTAGAATATTTTCTCTATCTTAAAAGcaattataaaaaaaagaaaagaaacaactaacAAAGCGTTAGCCATAAGGAGAAATTACCAGTCTATTTACTATTAGCTGTAGAACTTGAAATCAGATTTTCCAATTATATTGTATCATCTTTATAGCTAAAAAATAGATCAGTTTATATTATGATTATAAAACAAATTCATTACTGACAGGATTCTTTGCTTCATATAAGCTCAATAAGCATGAGAGGTGCTATAGAGCATTGTGCTCACTACTGTGAGCAGTGCCATTGAAATTAAGGCCCTATGCATATTGTGAAAACATTTCTGAGAAACGTTTATATAAATCAGGTTATAACCAGGTTACAGGTTTTCTTGACACTTTTAGCTGTCCTGAGGCAAGTCAGTTGTCAACTTTGGTTAGTCGCTGTTTCTTGCGGTCATTTAGCAATAGTGAAAGTGTAACTATTTCCTCACAACAGGATTTAAAGTGCCTGTAACTTTAACTAGGTGCAGATATCATCTTTGCTACAAATGCAGTAGGGACAAATCCCAAGAATAAGGTGCATTTATTATGATATTttcgggcctgatcctgcaaacactaaatACTGCATGTAATGCTTACTACCTTGAGGTGTTCCATTGATGTAGTTGCATTTCTGAGATATCAGAATGGATACACTGTAGTCTTTGATTTAGTCCCTAtggcagtgattcccaaacttgttctgctgcttgcagggaaagcccctggcgggccgggccagtttgtttacttgctgcgtTCGCAGGTTTgcccgatcacggctcccagtgtctggggttcgctgctccaggccaaggggaactgctggaagcggtgtgagccgagggacatactggccgctgcttccaacagctcccattggcctggagcagagaaccCAGTAGCCGCGAtgggccgaacctgcagatgaggcaggtaaacaaaccggcccggcctgctaggggctttccctgtacaagcagcggaacaagtgtgggaaccactgccctatggTATTTGTAGCAAAGAGACTATTTGCCCTTATTTAAAGTGTCAGACATTTTAAATGCCACTGCTAGGAAATACTCACACTTTCACTATTACTAAAAGACCACATAGTATGTCTATACAGGATTTTGGAGCAAGTGAGAGCAAGCCTCCCATCCTGGGTCGA includes:
- the CA2 gene encoding carbonic anhydrase 2, with the translated sequence MSHHWGYASHNGPAHWHENFPIANGEHQSPININTQSAQYDASLKPLHVHYDPSTAKNIVNNGHSFNVEFDDSADKSVLRGGALEGTYRLIQFHIHWGSCEGQGSEHIVDGVQYEAELHLVHWNTKYGRFDEAVKHPDGLTVVGIFLQAGSDRPEIQKVIDALDSIQTKGKQASFTNYDPKNLLPTSLDYWTYQGSLTTPPLLECVIWHVLREPISVSPEQLCKLRGLCFSAENETPCHMMDNWRPCQPLKGREVRASFQ